In the genome of Aspergillus flavus chromosome 8, complete sequence, one region contains:
- a CDS encoding putative alcohol dehydrogenase: MLSGALNILPSIKINSSMRQDNEQTCNTETENKNSTTRTEQKSKMSTMKAFQFDDVQSGLQLRTVSRPQPAHGQVIIQIKAAGLCHSDCFILQDDQYNMIMKRPIVLGHEVAGTIIELGPGVSDYEVGDKVVVGIPTHPVAQDSFIKAIGLGYDGGYAEQAMAWVENLVRIPPGVSFAQAAVANDSIATAYHAVITEGHVSPNSRVAIVGLGGLGLSAIQIAAIHGARIYAVDIDETKFPLALELGAIGCASGLDKFEDIVFDTVVDFAGAGITTAAAVNAVKPCGHVVVVGLAAKQMNLDTHSVITRNITLQGSIGSSLEELKEVLRHIADGRLSPILEEISFDSIPQGLERLAQGKVTGRLFTDPTA, encoded by the coding sequence ATGCTGTCTGGCGCCTTAAATATCCTCCCTTCCATCAAAATAAATAGTTCAATGCGTCAGGATAATGAACAAACCTGCAATACGGAGAcggagaacaagaacagtACAACTCGCACAGAACAAAAATCCAAAATGTCAACCATGAAAGCATTCCAATTCGACGACGTGCAGAGCGGTCTCCAGTTGAGAACCGTATCACGTCCCCAACCAGCGCACGGCCAAGTGATCATACAGATCAAAGCAGCTGGTCTGTGTCACTCCGACTGCTTCATCCTCCAAGACGATCAATACAACATGATCATGAAGCGACCTATAGTATTAGGTCATGAAGTGGCCGGGACGATCATAGAACTCGGTCCAGGAGTCTCAGATTATGAAGTTGGTGACAAGGTCGTGGTGGGAATCCCCACGCATCCCGTGGCTCAGGACAGCTTCATCAAAGCCATTGGGCTCGGCTATGATGGCGGTTATGCAGAGCAGGCCATGGCCTGGGTAGAGAATCTCGTTCGGATTCCGCCCGGTGTTTCTTTCGCACAAGCCGCTGTTGCGAACGATTCGATCGCGACCGCCTATCACGCCGTGATCACGGAAGGCCATGTCAGTCCCAATAGCAGGGTGGCTATTGTGGGGCTGGGCGGGCTGGGTCTCTCTGCCATTCAGATTGCTGCTATTCACGGAGCTCGGATATATGCAGTGGATATTGATGAGACCAAATTCCCTCTTGCTCTGGAGCTGGGGGCCATCGGGTGCGCCAGCGGACTTGATAAATTCGAGGATATCGTGTTTGATACAGTGGTTGACTTTGCCGGTGCTGGCATAACGACTGCGGCAGCAGTGAACGCCGTCAAGCCATGCGGTCACGTGGTAGTGGTCGGCCTGGCTGCGAAGCAGATGAATTTGGATACGCATTCAGTGATTACCAGGAACATTACTTTGCAGGGGTCGATTGGCTCGAGCCTGGAAGAATTAAAGGAGGTCTTGAGACACATCGCCGACGGTCGTCTTTCTCCCATTTTAGAGGAGATTTCTTTCGACAGCATCCCGCAGGGACTTGAGCGATTGGCGCAAGGAAAGGTGACTGGTCGTTTGTTCACAGATCCGACTGCATAG
- a CDS encoding putative zinc finger protein: MYKCETCGASFEDQATYEKHMDDKVHRPECETCRRTFGTWSACDQHMDDTDHWAPRYDCQTCSREFFSQSAADQHMTAVGHWSPRVPCETCNMTFPNKLIANLHMTAMSHFKNYCRPCGRRFQSEHSLQMHLVNSKIHQADVVCPFCKLDYTSASGLIHHLEQGSCPDADILSRETILRIVHERDSQGVITNKQIDWHKEDSSQNSKTTNAFNGSFWECYLCHLEFGSATALGSHLSSPFHKQTVYHCPNSNDKCVKEFTTLAALFNHLESGACSCMGLEKVQKMVESIFQSWKPIDF; this comes from the exons ATGTATAAGTGTGAGACGTGTGGTGCCAGCTTTGAGGACCAAGCTACCTATGAGAAACACATGGATGACAAAGTGCATCGCCCTGAATGCGAGACATGCCGTCGCACCTTTGGTACCTGGAGCGCTTGCGACCAGCACATGGACGACACAGATCACTGGGCACCACGGTATGACTGCCAGACCTGCTCTCGAGAGTTTTTCTCTCAGAGCGCTGCTGATCAACATATGACTGCGGTGGGACACTGGTCACCTAGAGTTCCATGTGAGACGTGTAACATGACGTTTCCTAACAAGCTCATTGCGAACCTACACATGACTGCTATGTCTCACTTTAAGAATTATTGTCGTCCCTGTGGAAGACGGTTTCAGAGTGAACACAGTCTCCAGATG CACCTCGTCAACTCGAAGATTCATCAGGCAGATGTCGTCTGTCCGTTTTGCAAGCTCGACTACACATCTGCCAGCGGCCTTATCCACCACCTTGAACAAGGCTCCTGTCCTGACGCCGACATACTGAGCCGAGAAACCATTCTCCGCATAGTTCACGAGAGAGACTCGCAAGGGGTCATCACGAACAAGCAGATCGACTGGCATAAAGAAGACAGTTCTCAGAACTCTAAAACGACCAATGCTTTCAACGGATCGTTCTGGGAATGCTACCTATGTCATCTGGAGTTTGGCTCTGCCACGGCCCTGGGTTCACATCTTAGCTCTCCTTTCCATAAGCAAACTGTGTATCATTGCCCGAACTCGAACGATAAGTGCGTTAAGGAGTTTACCACCCTAGCTGCGCTGTTTAATCACCTTGAGAGCGGGGCATGCTCGTGTATGGGTCTTGAGAAGGTACAGAAGATGGTCGAGAGCATTTTCCAGTCATGGAAACCCATTGATTTCTGA
- a CDS encoding S-adenosyl-L-methionine-dependent methyltransferase, with translation MSSPSPLEGVAPHIRNLLTTLHKQSTTQESAITDADFESQTFDDVMRDKFIALDEDKSQYLYQLCRIINAKTVVEAGTSFGVSTIYLALAVSANVAATGGTGRVIATENEPTKASKAREHWAQCGDAVTNVIDLREGDLRETLKRDIEAVDLLLLDIWTPMALPTLKLILPHMRYGAVVVADNTIAAADKYKELLDFMRDPSSGFVNMTLPFNNGLEVSTYLPRQ, from the exons ATGTCCTCACCGAGTCCTCTCGAAGGCGTCGCGCCACACATCCGCaacctcctcaccaccctccACAAACAATCCACGACCCAGGAATCCGCCATCACAGATGCCGACTTTGAAAGCCAAACCTTCGACGACGTAATGCGTGACAAGTTCATCGCCCTCGATGAAGACAAATCTCAATACCTCTATCAGCTCTGTCGCATCATCAACGCCAAAACTGTTGTCGAAGCTGGCACTTCCTTCGGCGTGAGTACCATCTACCTAGCCCTCGCTGTGTCGGCCAATGTAGCCGCAACGGGTGGTACAGGTCGTGTCATAGCGACTGAAAATGAGCCAACGAAGGCCTCGAAGGCCCGCGAGCATTGGGCGCAATGTGGGGACGCTGTTACCAATGTTATTGACCTGCGGGAGGGAGACCTCCGTGAGACTTTGAAAAGGGATATAGAGGCGGTGgatttgcttcttcttgata TTTGGACTCCCATGGCTTTGCCCACGTTGAAGCTAATTCTGCCGCATATGAGATACGGGGCCGTTGTTGTGGCGGACAATACCATTGCCGCTGCGGACAAGTATAAGGAGCTTTTGGACTTTATGCGCGATCCCAGTAGTGGATTTGTTAACATGACGCTGCCGTTTAATAATGGCCTGGAGGTTAGTACTTATTTGCCCCGGCAGTAG
- a CDS encoding nucleotide-diphospho-sugar transferase — protein sequence MIADSPFGCLSRRRIQLFLGISVFLVLLSYPFRSSIVPSVVPASSPPIARALPARTLLSRPLSRDGTTIPKIIHQTWFPAGSNMSERAQDWVHGMRTQNSDWEYVLWDDETNRMLVEQYFPWFLQTYDSLPKEILRADVVRNLYMYLFGGMYADVDTEALRPVAPLFAGHETALAAHEDILSSAPSFQKTTVQRAFLGRMARTVDILSSAAVPNGWMASPPGHPFWLLPVLNVIEHPEGTGDGSVEGLTGPGALSLMIKKYWDNFKDNSLREHACKTIQRRQASWQLFCDESELAMGAHMQDALVLLPEKQIYPFSWVDDANNASVCQAAWENPTFDPEECKRLMEVEAWPSYFITYCTHSW from the exons ATGATAGCTGACTCTCCATTTGGCTGCCTCTCTCGGCGGAGAATTCAGCTCTTCCTCGGCATCTCTGTCTTTCTTGTGCTTCTCTCCTACCCATTCCGCTCATCTATCGTGCCCTCGGTGGTGCCAGCTTCCTCGCCTCCAATCGCCCGTGCACTTCCTGCTCGTACTCTTTTATCGCGTCCACTGTCCCGTGATGGAACCACGATTCCCAAGATTATCCATCAGACATGGTTTCCAGCGGGGAGCAATATGAGCGAGCGTGCTCAAGACTGGGTTCACGGCATGCGTACTCAGAACTCGGACTGGGAATATGTGCTTTGGGATGACGAAACCAATCGGATGCTTGTTGAACAGTATTTCCCTTGGTTTCTCCAGACTTACGACAGCCTCCCGAAAGAAATCCTTCGGGCGGACGTTGTCCGCAACTTGTATATGTATTTGTTTGGCGG GATGTACGCCGACGTGGATACCGAAGCCTTGCGCCCTGTAGCGCCATTGTTTGCCGGCCATGAAACCGCTCTTGCCGCACATGAAGATATCCTCTCGTCTGCACCGTCATTCCAAAAAACTACCGTGCAACGTGCATTCCTGGGACGCATGGCTCGCACTGTAGATATCCTGAGCTCCGCTGCGGTGCCCAACGGTTGGATGGCATCACCCCCCGGTCACCCGTTTTGGCTTCTTCCGGTTCTCAACGTGATTGAGCACCCCGAGGGAACTGGTGATGGGTCTGTTGAGGGTCTGACCGGACCCGGCGCACTGAGCTTGATGATCAAGAAATACTGGGACAACTTCAAAGACAACTCATTGCGAGAGCATGCCTGCAAGACTATCCAGCGGCGGCAGGCATCGTGGCAGTTGTTTTGTGATGAGAGTGAGCTTGCCATGGGCGCGCACATGCAAGATGCGCTGGTACTCCTGCCGGAAAAGCAGATCTACCCCTTCAGTTGGGTGGATGATGCGAACAATGCTTCCGTCTGTCAGGCAGCGTGGGAGAACCCTACCTTCGATCCAGAGGAGTGTAAGCGATTGATGGAGGTGGAAGCCTGGCCTAGTTACTTCATTACGTACTGTACCCATTCTTGGTGA
- a CDS encoding glucose-6-phosphate/phosphate and phosphoenolpyruvate/phosphate antiporter (integral membrane protein) — MGNERGEMAYQELNGGKRPTWNITLDILSWVFWSNLTVLFNKWILDSTEFRYPILLTTWHLIFATVVTQVLARTTTFLDGRKNIEMNSRLYARTMVPIGLLYSGSLVFGNIVYLYLNISFIQMLKAAGPVVTLLVSWSWGVATPSMEVLINILIITCSVGLAVSGEIQFSLLGIFYQMASLVCDANRLVMMQILLSEDGQKMDPLVSLYYTAPVCAVMNSIIAWNTELRDFHWSVVPNTGYLTLLANAVVGFMLNVSIFVLIGKTSGLTTTLVSIPKNILLIVASVVLWHTHVSTIQIVGYSIALLGLVYYSLGWRTIKSSIENIKAWRKDPARGIYSDKV, encoded by the exons ATGGGAAACGAAAGGGGTGAGATGGCATATCAAGAACTCAACGGCGGCAAGAGGCCGACATGGAATATCACCTTAGATATTCT ATCCTGGGTCTTCTGGTCAAACCTTACGGTCTTATTCAATAAATGGATATTAGACTCGACGGAATTCA GATACC CGATCCTTCTCACGACATGGCACCTTATATTTGCTACCGTGGTCACTCAAGTTCTGGCCCGGACAACGACATTCCTGGATGGCCGGAAGAATATCGAAATGAATAGCCGACTGTATGCACGCACCATGGTTCCCATTGGTCTGCTATATAGCGGCAGCCTTGTCTTCGGGAATATCGTCTACCTCTACCTCAACATATCATTTATTCAGATGCTGAAG GCCGCCGGACCAGTCGTCACCCTCCTCGTCAGCTGGTCATGGGGGGTAGCAACCCCTTCAATGGAGGTACTAATTAACATCCTAATCATCACATGCAGTGTTGGCCTTGCCGTATCAGGTGAAATCCAGTTTTCATTACTCGGCATATTCTACCAAATGGCGAGTCTCGTCTGCGACGCGAACCGTCTCGTAATGATGCAAATTCTGCTGTCTGAAGACGGCCAGAAAATGGACCCGCTCGTCAGTCTCTACTATACCGCGCCGGTCTGCGCCGTTATGAACTCGATTATTGCTTGGAATACGGAGCTCAGGGATTTTCACTGGAGTGTTGTCCCTAACACTGGCTATTTGACGCTGTTGGCCAATGCTGTGGTGGGATTCATGCTCAATGTTTCGATCTTTGTCCTC ATCGGAAAGACGTCGGGATTGACGACGACACTTGTCAGTATCCCAAAGAATATTCTGCTTATCGTTGCCTCGGTTGTGCTTTGGCATACGCATGTGAGCACAATTCAGATCGTGGGATATTCGATTGCTTTGCTTGGATTAGTGTACTACTCACTTGGGTGGAGGACGATCAAAAGTAGTATAGAGAACATTAAGGCTTGGAGGAAGGATCCTGCGAGAGGTATATACTCGGATAAAGTCTAA
- a CDS encoding secretory lipase-domain-containing protein, with protein sequence MVFTIAIYSIVLLLATISQSLAKNILPLGSAKQDEPLPPSQDPFYTPDEDWEASEPGTILKTRSVTIGSIIKLPTPLQSAHQLLYRTTNAQNQPSYAVTTVLIPINAQFDRLLSYQVAYDSPNLDCSPSYTIQFGAPTAVDDPVLELSILAEPFMLAGIPLSIPDYEGIESSYTVGTQAAYGVLDSLRAVLNSTDITGIQSNATTTLFGYSGGASASEWAGELQASYAPDVNIAGAAIGGLPVNATQAFPTIDGTSNSGLLVGGLNGIANAFPPIAEYIEEHLKPEFKSEFDLAMTMCAASVFNSSDGYVPQLADKNISAFFDNGWAVVSEFAELLDTVWVMGQHGVPEFPMFVFQGTADTTVGSLGNATDLVQQYCNDGAIIHYAQVAGADHIPALFRGYPRAQSFLMDIYNGVVPDKSTSVCTNILGGFTQDIESSSTPDKINPPQAVPTFAY encoded by the exons ATGGTTTTCACGATCGCGATATATTCCATAGTCCTGTTATTGGCGACCATCAGCCAGTCACTGGCAAAAAATATCTTGCCCCTGGGTTCAGCAAAACAAGATGAGCCTCTCCCACCGAGTCAGGACCCGTTCTATACACCCGACGAAGACTGGGAAGCATCAGAACCAGGGACTATACTAAAGACACGCAGTGTCACGATCGGGTCGATTATAAAATTGCCCACCCCTCTTCAGAGTGCTCACCAACTTCTCTACCGCACAACGAACGCTCAGAACCAACCTAGTTATGCGGTAACAACGGTATTGATCCCGATCAATGCTCAATTTGATCGTCTGCTTTCCTACCAAGTGGCATACGACAGCCCCAACCTCGATTGTTCGCCATCCTATACGATCCAGTTTGGTGCTCCGACAGCGGTCGATGATCCCGTCTTGGAGCTTTCCATCTTGGCGGAACCCTTCATGTTGGCGGGCATACCTCTTAGCATACCAGATTACGAGGGCATTGAATCCTCCTATACAGTCGGAACACAGGCAGCATATGGCGTCCTTGACTCGCTCCGCGCCGTTTTGAACTCCACAGATATCACCGGAATCCAATCTAATGCCACGACTACTCTGTTCGGCTACTCCGGAGGCGCTTCAGCGTCGGAATGGGCAGGAGAACTTCAGGCATCGTATGCGCCAGATGTAAACATAGCGGGCGCTGCAATCGGTGGTCTTCCTGTCAACGCGACTCAAGCCTTTCCTACCATTGATGGAACCAGCAATTCCGGTCTACTCGTGGGCGGTCTGAACGGCATTGCTAATGCTTTCCCTCCGATCGCCGAGTATATCGAAGAGCATCTCAAACCAGAGTTTAAGTCGGAGTTTGATCTCGCAATGACAATGTGTGCAGCCAGCGTCTTCAACTCGAGTGATGGCTATGTTCCTCAACTGGCCGACAAGAATATCTCGGCGTTCTTTGACAATGGTTGGGCTGTTGTCTCTGAATTCGCGGAACTATTGGATACCGTCTGGGTGATGGGCCAACACGGGGTCCCAGAGTTCCCAATGTTTGTGTTCCAAGGAACAGCAGATACCACAGTGGGTAGTCTTGGAAATGCGACCGATTTGGTACAACAGTATTGTAATGATGGGGCTATTATACATTATGCACAGGTGGCTGGGGCTGACCATATTCCGGCGCTCTTCCGGGGATACCCCAGGGCACAGTCGTTTTTGATGGATATCTATAACGGTGTTGTACCGGACAAAT CAACTTCTGTATGTACAAACATACTTGGTGGATTCACACAGGATATTGAATCGTCCAGTACCCCAGACAAGATAAACCCACCTCAAGCAGTCCCCACCTTCGCATACTAA
- a CDS encoding putative GNAT family N-acetyltransferase: MSKTPTLPPGYTLRQGYPSVRDYIHLRSASGLSPHSAAQAEAAMRGSWYGCYITYNQISEPDNKNIDLSRSNNTTSDELIVGMGRVIGDGGWYFHIADMAVLPDHQRKGLGDAILKNLMSRIRSLAPPPERAADGRLMGTYVSLFADVAGRKLYARNGFVDSMPHSMGMVQLLDRESALDGGVSGS; encoded by the coding sequence ATGTCAAAAACACCCACCCTTCCACCTGGCTACACCCTCCGCCAAGGCTACCCCTCAGTACGAGATTATATCCACCTCCGCTCCGCCTCAGGCCTATCCCCGCATAGCGCAGCCCAAGCAGAGGCCGCAATGCGCGGTAGTTGGTACGGCTGCTACATCACATACAATCAGATCTCAGAGCCAGACAACAAGAACATCGATTTATCGCGCTCAAACAATACAACAAGCGATGAACTCATAGTCGGGATGGGCCGTGTCATCGGCGACGGAGGCTGGTATTTCCACATCGCCGATATGGCCGTGTTGCCCGATCACCAGCGCAAGGGACTAGGCGATGCCATTTTGAAGAATCTCATGAGCAGAATTCGTTCGCTGGCACCTCCTCCGGAAAGAGCGGCGGATGGGAGATTGATGGGTACCTATGTGAGCTTGTTTGCTGATGTGGCGGGTCGAAAGTTGTATGCTAGGAATGGGTTTGTCGATTCGATGCCGCATTCTATGGGTATGGTGCAGTTGTTGGACAGGGAGTCTGCTTTAGATGGTGGGGTCTCTGGGAGTTAG
- a CDS encoding major facilitator superfamily domain-containing protein, whose translation MTISGKSGEQISQTLSDNGTNHFQKRRSFFRSTLFQILVVGLCAFCAPGIWSAMNGLGVGGSQSPNLVNAANALLYAFMTVTCFAGPWLTNIIGFRYTLAIGSIGYPLYAAGLYLNNRTGATWLVYLGSITCGLSAGFFWSVEGAIATGYPEQHKRGRYIATWFTFRNFGNIIGGAISLGINHNVDKRGQVGYQTYLGFIAIQCLGLLFGLLLSNPEKVQRDDGTRIEAPRNINWRTELRAMWRLARSKSILLLTPLFWYFGWIQAYPGTYLATYFTVRSRALGSFLSAVVGTLATWLGGTLVDLPWLPNRKARAISTYVLIAAMNTTTWIWAVIIQNEYRHTKPVLDWADQSAFGRGFGVYMFERISLGMVENYIYWCIGNLSDSPGDQIRYSSLLRGIETAGVAVGFGVQAVPTALIVTAAINLGLWCFALPFSYYATLVVVRKFAKMGLLGQEERTVSASPQRN comes from the coding sequence ATGACAATAAGCGGCAAGTCTGGTGAACAAATATCCCAAACACTATCAGATAATGGCACGAACCATTTTCAAAAAAGGCGATCCTTCTTTCGCAGTACCCTATTCCAAATCCTCGTTGTTGGCCTCTGCGCCTTCTGTGCCCCAGGGATATGGAGCGCCATGAACGGATTGGGCGTGGGTGGATCACAAAGTCCTAACCTCGTGAACGCCGCCAACGCCCTGCTCTACGCCTTCATGACGGTAACCTGCTTCGCCGGCCCCTGGTTAACAAACATAATCGGATTCCGCTATACACTGGCAATTGGCTCGATCGGCTACCCGCTCTACGCAGCAGGTCTGTACCTGAACAACCGCACCGGCGCAACCTGGCTCGTCTATCTCGGCTCCATAACCTGCGGTCTCAGTGCCGGCTTCTTCTGGAGCGTCGAAGGCGCCATCGCAACAGGGTATCCGGAACAGCACAAACGAGGTCGCTACATCGCAACGTGGTTCACATTCCGGAATTTCGGAAACATCATCGGCGGTGCCATCTCCCTGGGCATCAACCACAATGTCGACAAACGCGGGCAAGTCGGCTACCAAACTTATCTCGGCTTCATCGCCATTCAATGCTTGGGTCTACTTTTTGGTCTTCTACTATCGAACCCAGAGAAAGTCCAACGCGACGACGGAACTCGCATCGAAGCGCCCAGGAACATAAACTGGCGAACGGAACTCCGCGCCATGTGGCGTCTTGCCCGAAGTAAAtcaattcttctcctcacGCCCCTGTTCTGGTACTTCGGCTGGATTCAAGCATATCCGGGTACATACCTGGCAACCTACTTCACGGTTCGCTCCCGGGCTCTCGGCAGCTTCCTCTCAGCCGTAGTCGGAACACTAGCCACCTGGCTGGGCGGTACACTCGTCGACCTGCCCTGGCTTCCAAACCGGAAGGCAAGAGCCATAAGCACATACGTCCTCATCGCTGCCATGAACACCACAACCTGGATATGGGCCGTGATCATCCAAAACGAATACAGACATACAAAACCGGTTCTGGATTGGGCGGACCAAAGTGCGTTTGGGCGCGGATTTGGGGTCTACATGTTCGAGCGGATTAGTTTGGGCATGGTCGAGAACTATATCTATTGGTGTATTGGGAATCTGTCCGATTCACCCGGTGATCAGATTAGATATAGTTCTTTGTTAAGGGGGATTGAGACTGCCGGTGTGGCggttgggtttggggtgCAGGCTGTGCCGACGGCTTTGATTGTTACTGCGGCGATTAATCTGGGTTTGTGGTGTTTTGCGCTGCCATTTAGTTATTATGCTACTTTAGTGGTTGTGAGGAAGTTCGCGAAGATGGGGTTGTTAGGGCAAGAGGAGAGAACTGTATCTGCGTCTCCACAGAGAAATTGA
- a CDS encoding glycosyl hydrolase family 76-domain-containing protein: MRGLSWQQLGGAVLLLLQGQVALSALSVQVNSKDSLANAGKEIADPMMDFYAQNQTEGIPGKLTDTWYIAGAMFMTLIQYWATSGVEQYNKVVSHDLMFQSGENYDYFSSNYSQWLGNDDQMFWGLASITASETGFPEVSGKPTWTSLARTVFNMQVERWDETACNGGLRWQIWPYQAGYTMKNSISNGGLFELSARLARFTKNETYAEWAEKIWDWSASSPLILTDKWYVADSTSNENNCKDSGNNQWTYNYGTFLSGAAFMYNYTNGDEKWLKRVNGLLESTFATFFPSTYGGNVLSEVACEPIMSCDRNQLGFKGYTAMWLAHTAILVPSTAERITPKLQGSAEAIAKQCSGESENLCGETWGKDTWDGMKGLEVQMAALGGITSNLMLLESKSPQTIDTNPDAAEHHIDNNENSSKDPTKAKPIETADRAGAWILTVMIAAGAIGAVGWLIKTQ, translated from the exons ATGCGCGGACTAAGTTGGCAACAGCTCGGCGGAGCtgtcctgctcctccttcagGGGCAGGTGGCCCTGTCGGCGCTCAGCGTGCAGGTGAATAGTAAGG ATTCGTTGGCCAATGCGGGGAAGGAGATCGCCGATCCTATGATGGACTTCTATGCACAGAATCAGACGGAAGGTATCCCCGGCAAGCTCACCGATACCTGGTACATTGCTGGCGCCATGTTCATGACCTTGATTCAGTACTGGGCTACCTCTGGCGTCGAGCAATACAACAAGGTCGTGTCACATGACCTTATGTTCCAGTCGGGTGAGAATTACGATTACTTCTCGTCGAACTATAGTCAATGGCTG GGAAACGATGACCAAATGTTCTGGGGTCTTGCCAGTATCACCGCGTCGGAGACCGGGTTCCCTGAAGTCTCGGGTAAACCCACTTGGACTTCCCTGGCTCGTACCGTTTTCAATATGCAGGTTGAGCGATGGGATGAGACTGCTTGCAATGGTGGTCTGCGCTGGCAGATCTGGCCTTACCAGGCGGGTTATACTATGAAGAACTCCATTTCTAACGGTGGTCTTTTCGAGTTGTCCGCTCGCCTAGCCCGGTTTACCAAGAATGAAACCTACGCAGAATGGGCAGAGAAGATCTGGGATTGGTCTGCGAGCTCACCTCTCATCCTCACCGACAAGTGGTATGTGGCCGACTCAACATCAAATGAGAACAACTGCAAAGACTCTGGCAACAACCAATGGACGTATAACTACGGAACCTTTTTGTCCGGTGCCGCGTTCATGTACAACTAC ACCAATGGTGACGAGAAGTGGTTGAAGCGCGTCAATGGCTTGTTAGAAAGCACCTTCGCCACCTTCTTCCCGTCCACCTACGGCGGTAATGTGCTGTCCGAGGTGGCCTGCGAGCCTATCATGAGCTGCGATCGTAACCAACTGGGCTTCAAGGGATATACGGCTATGTGGCTGGCCCATACCGCCATCTTGGTTCCCTCTACCGCGGAGCGAATTACTCCCAAGTTGCAAGGCTCTGCAGAAGCAATCGCGAAGCAGTGCTCGGGTGAGTCTGAGAATCTCTGTGGTGAAACATGGGGCAAAGACACTTGGGATGGTATGAAGGGCCTGGAAGTTCAAATGGCCGCATTGGGTGGAATTACTTCGAACCTGATGCTCTTGGAGAGCAAGTCGCCACAGACCATCGATACAAATCCCGACGCAGCTGAACATCACATCGATAATAACGAAAACAGCAGCAAAGACCCCACCAAGGCGAAGCCGATTGAGACAGCAGATCGGGCCGGAGCCTGGATCTTGACTGTCATGATCGCCGCCGGTGCGATCGGCGCCGTGGGGTGGTTAATCAAGACGCAATAA
- a CDS encoding S-2-hydroxy-acid oxidase, which translates to MVGQSPKEMILCIEDIKSAAGQKLPASSRDFYNAGSTDQVTVAENSTAYGKYRLRPRVLVDVSETDTSTTVFGQKITFPLCVAPAGIQAMAHPDGELATSRACAKRQVHMGVSSFANYSVEEIRAAGLDIGPIQHTMQVYTMQDRAHQERIIRRAEAAGCVAIFLTADSPILGVRYSEHRNDFRAPEGLDFPMLEKTSEMIRAERHEDGFTGVNSSSHSWAREIPWLRSVTKMQIWIKGVLTAEDVELAIQHGCEGVVVSNHGGRQLDGTPATIDVLQECVKAAKGKIRVHIDGGVRNGTDIFKALALGAECCWIGRPIIWGLAYDGEAGAGKVLDILHTEFKRCMQLTGCKSIADISPASLGVVRSDGPLARL; encoded by the exons ATGGTGGGCCAATCGCCGAAAGAGATGATCCTGTGCATCGAGGATATAAAATCTGCAGCGGGGCAGAAGTTGCCCGCATCATCCAGAG ATTTCTACAACGCAGGCTCGACGGACCAAGTCACCGTAGCGGAAAATTCCACGGCCTATGGGAAGTACCGTCTGCGTCCGCGGGTACTGGTTGACGTCTCGGAGACAGACACTAGCACCACCGTGTTCGGACAGAAGATCACCTTTCCGCTATGTGTAGCGCCGGCAGGCATCCAGGCAATGGCACATCCGGATGGTGAACTGGCGACAAGTCGAGCGTGTGCTAAGCGACAAGTCCATATGGGTGTCTCGTCGTTCGCAAACTATTCTGTGGAGGAGATCCGAGCGGCTGGGCTTGACATCGGACCGATACAGCACACCATGCAGGTTTATACCATGCAAGATCGAGCACACCAGGAGCGCATTATCAGACGTGCCGAAGCGGCGGGTTGCGTCGCGATCTTCCTAACGGCGGACAGTCCGATTCTTGGCGTCCGGTACAGTGAGCACCGGAACGATTTCCGAGCTCCCGAAGGCCTAGACTTTCCCATGCTGGAGAAGACGTCGGAAATGATTCGAGCTGAGCGACACGAAGATGGATTTACGGGAGTCAATTCAAGCTCACATTCGTGGGCCAGGGAAATTCCCTGGCTTAGAAGTGTGACAAAAATGCAGATCTGGATTAAGGGCGTGCTAACGGCGGAGGACGTGGAGCTTGCCATACAACACGGTTGCGAAGGAGTCGTCGTTAGTAATCATGGAGGTAGACAGCTTGACGGTACTCCAGCCACGATTGACGTCCTTCAGGAGTGTGTTAAAGCTGCAAAGGGTAAGATTCGAGTACACATCGATGGGGGTGTCCGGAACGGAACGGATATTTTCAAAGCCCTGGCGCTTGGCGCAGAATGCTGCTGGATTGGACGGCCGATCATCTGGGGTCTTGCG TATGATGGAGAGGCGGGCGCTGGTAAAGTGCTGGACATTCTGCATACGGAGTTCAAACGCTGCATGCAGCTAACGGGTTGTAAGAGCATAGCGGATATTTCTCCGGCTTCGTTGGGTGTGGTCAGAAGTGATGGGCCATTAGCCCGGTTGTAA